The following nucleotide sequence is from Campylobacter showae CSUNSWCD.
GCTAGTATGAGCAAAAAAATAAAAAGTAGGCTGATGTTTGGATTTTTAAAAAAGAAAAATTTACCGAAACTAACGCGTAGCGAAACGGGCGAGATGTTTGCGCCGACGGCAAACGGCGGGGTGTCTATAACCGCCGATAGCGCGATGAGAATATCGGCCGTTTATGCTTGCGTTAGAGCCATCAGCGAGACTATCGCCACATTGCCTTTTGAAATCTACGAGAAAAGAGGCAAAGGCAAAGAGCCGGCCGTAAACCACCCCATAAGAAATTTAATCAAGATCGCGCCAAACGAGAAAATGAATATTGCGCAGTTCTTAGAGGCAGTTTTAACCTCTATGCTGCTTCGCGGTAACGCATTTTTGCGCCCTGTAAGAGCTAGAAACGGTGCGGTGGCGAGCATAGAGTTTTTAGACCCTAGCAGAGTAACCATTAACGACGACGACGAAATTTATTATACCTATACGAGCAAAAAAGGTACTTTTAAATTTTCGCTCGAAGATGTGGTAAATATCCCTTATTTCACGATTGACGGGCTAAACGGGTTAAGCCCCGTCGCAAAATGCAGAGCGTCGCTAGAGCTTACGCAAGTAGCCGAAAATCACGGCAGAAATTTCTTTAAAAACGCTGCGCTACCAAACGGCGTGATTGAAATTCCGCAGGAGCTAAATAACGAGGCCTACGAAAGAATGAAAACTTCTTGGCACAAGGCCTACTCAAACGAAAACGCTTACAAAACGGCTATTTTAGAAGCTGGGGCGACATATAAAGGCATAAGTATTCCAAACAAAGACGCGCAATTTTTGGAGCTTAGGGATTTTCAGGTAACCGACATCGCAAGGATGTTTAGGGTGCCGCCGCATATGATAGCCGATTTAAGCAAAGCCACGTTTTCAAATATCGAGCAGCAAAGTAAGGAATTTGCCGAGTTTACCATCTTGCCGCTCGTGGTAAAGATAGAAAAAGCGCTAAATCATAGACTTTTAACGCCTGACGAGTGGGACAAATATTATTTTAAATTTAATATCAACGCGATCACGCGCGGCGATATGAAAAGCCGCTTTGAGGCTTACAATTTAGGGCGCAATATGGGCGTTTATAGCGCAAACGAGATAAGAGAATTGGAGGATTTAAACCCTATCGAAAACGGCGATATTTATCTTCAGCCGCTAAATATGGACGAAGCGGGCAAAGCCCAAGAAAAGGATAGTAATGAGTGAAATTTTGCAACGAAAAGCGAGTCTAAAAAGCTCAAACGACGAAACGAAAACTTTAAATTTCGTGATCGTAAGCTCGGATAACGCCTGCACGCGCTTTGACTGGGCGAGCGGCAGATACTACACGGAGACGCTAGACGTCAAAGGCGCGCAGTTTGGCGAACTAAAGACGATGTTTAAAGACCACAACCCAAGCGTCGATAACGCCATAGCTAGAGTAGAAAACGTCAGAGAGGAAAACGGCGAGCTAGTATGCGAGTGCGTTTTTGCAAGCGATGAAGACAGCCAAAAGATTTATCGCAAATACGCGGACGGCGTCTTAAGCGACGTAAGCATAGGCTACAGCGTTAAAGATTTTAAAAAGACAAAAGGGGACAAGATAGATGACGTACTCGTGACTAAATTTAATATCTTGGAGCTAAGCGCAGTTTGGAAAGGCGCGGACAAGGGTGCTAAAAAGCGAGAGGACGAAAGAGTTGCCGAAATATCGGCTTATCAAAAGGCGAAAGCAAGAAGCCTAAATCTAAAACTAAAGGAGCTTCAGTTATGAAGAAAAGACTACAAGAACTAAAAGATAAGGCAGGCGCGCTGCTTGCTAATATGCGCGGCATTTTAGACGGCGCGGCTAAAGAAAACAGAGCTACGACCGAAGAGGAAAACGCTAAATACGACGCGATGGAGGCCGATTTTGAGAGAATGAGCGGCGAGATTAAGAGACTTGAATCGCTAATTAGAAATGACGAGTTTATGTCTGCCGTACCCGAGACCGTGCAGCAAAAAAGCGCCGATGATCCGGATGCTAACTTTTGGCGCTACGTTAGGGGCGTGCCTTATGAGAGAGACGCGCTATCGACTGTCGACGCAAACGGCGGCTACACCGTGCCAAAAACGTTTCAAACCTCCGTAATAGAGCTTTTAAACAAAGAGTGCTTGCTGCGCCGCCTTTGTTCGGTAATGACGACCGAGAACACAAATTTAATCCCTATCGAGGCAACGCGACCGCAGTTTAGATGGCTAGGCGAGGCTGAGGCATACTCTGAAACTGGGATAAACTTTGCGCAGATCCAAATCGGCGCGCATAAAGGTGGCGGCATCATCAAAATCAGCGAGGAGCTACTAAACGATAGCGCAATTAACGTTGAAAGCTATGTTAGGCGCAAAATGGCGGACGGCATTGCCGTGCTTGAAGAAGAGGCGTTTATTGGCGGTAACGGAACGCAAAAGCCAAAAGGGTTGCTTGACGGCATAACTACGGGCATAACTACTGCGGCGGCGGGCAAATTTACGTCTGATGAGCTAATAGATATGCTTTACAGCGTAGCGGTAGGCTACAGACAAAACGGCGTCTGGTTGGTTTCCGACGTATTCGAGCGAGAAGTAAGAAAACTTAAGGATAAAAACGAGCAGTATATTTGGCAACAGGGCTTTACGTCCGATGCGCCTAATACGCTACTGGGGCATCCTGTCTACGTGAGCGAGTTTATGGGTAACGAGCTAACTACCGGCAAAACTCCCGCGATTTTCGGCGACTTGAAGTATTATCAAATCGCAGACCGTGGCTCAATGGGCTTACAGCGCCTAAACGAGCTATACGCAGGTAACGGGCAGGTCGGCTTTAGAATTCACAAGCGCGTAGACGGCAAGCTAACTATGGCAGATGCCGTTAAAAGCTTTAAGATGAAATAAATGAAGCTCGAAATCTTAGAGGGCGGCGACGCTCTCTTTTTAACCCTAGACGAGGTCAAGAGCTGGCTAAGAGTAATCGGCGACGAAGAAGACGGGCTTTTAAAGTCGCTTATTTTGGCAGCCGAGCAGTTCTTTGAAAACCATACGGATCGCGTTTTAATGCCGAAAAAATTCAGGGCGACCTTTCTAAACGAAGCGGCAATCCTTCCTAAAAGCCCGGTAATACAAATATCTAAACCGCAAAATGCAAGCGTATTATGGGATAGGCAAACGGCGCAAATTTTAGGCATGACGTCGGGCGAGGTGGAATTTAGAGCCGGGTACGAAACGATACCGCAGATTATTAAAATTTGGGCGCTAAACAAAATCGCTTCGTGGTACGAGAATAGAGAAAACGTAGCCGTCGGTACTATAGTTTCAAAATTTGACAAATCTCACATAGACGTCGTTTTAGACCAATTCAAGGTAAGGCGGTTTTAATGAGAATCGGCAGGCTTAGGCACTTAATTACTTTACAAACGCTTCAATCCGTGCGAAACGAATACGGCGAGGTTGAAAAAGGCTATGCGGATTTAGCCAAGGTTTGGGCTAGTATAGAGCCTATTAGCGCAAATGAGAAATACTTACGAAATCAAGAGAATATGCAGATCACGCATAAGATAGAAATTCGCTTTTTAAAGAGTATCGGCGTAACAACGCAAATACTTTTTAATGAGCGAAAATTCGAAGTAAAGAGCGTAATAAATCCGCTCGAAAAAAACGAAAAATTGATTTTGCTGGCGACTGAAAATGAGCACTGAGATAGCGGGCTTTGACAAGCTTCTTAATCTAATAGACAAAGTAAAAGAACTGCCGGAGAGAGTACAGAAAAAGGTTTTAAAGGGGGCGGCAATGGACGTAGCAAGGCAGGTGCGAAAGATCGCGCGCAAAAATGCTCCCGAAAAAAGCGGCATCTTAAAGGCTCATATCGTGGCCGTGCCTAGCCGAAGCAAAGACAAGGGCGTTATTAGGGTTGCAGTTTTGGTAAGGCGAAGTAAAAACATAACTAAGAAATTTAAAGACGCGCTAAAAGCGGGTAAAAAAATCCGCACGAACAAAGCCCAAACCAAAACCGACGGCTACTATGCTTATTTCGTCGAACGCGGCACTAAGTACCAAGAAGCGCAAAACTTTTTACAAAATGCGCTAAACGCGGTTGAGCCAAAAATGCACGAGATAGCCGAGAAGCACATAGACGAGTTTTTAAGGAAAAACGGATGGCTATAATTAAATTAGCAAGGCATTTAGAAACAAAGACGGGCGTTAAAGTGTTTGCCTATGAGGCCGACGCCAAAGCCGACGTCCCGTATATCGTCTATCAGATAAACGACCAAAGCGAAAAACTAGCCGTTAACGGCGGAGTGATACAGACTGATTATTTAATAGAGCTTGACGTATACACGAAAACCTTTAAAGAGAGCGAAGCGCTAAAAGAAAAGATCATAAATGCGCTTTTAGACTTTGAACGCCCCGTAACTTCTATCAAATGCGACACGGACAAAGAGGACGGGTTTATATTTTTAACTATTGAGCTTGAATTTTTCGTTTGACTTCTCCCGATTCCCCCTAAAAACAAAATAGAATAGATTAAAAATTTAAATTTACTACAAGGAGCATAAAATGCCATCAGTATCAACAAGTCCCGATTATACCGGCATATCTGTCAAGGTTGCCGATTTGGCTACAAACACAAGTTTTCCTACGACCGTAACATCGTCCGTAGCGGTAGGTCATCTCGATGATTTTCCGACGGTTTATGAGGCCACTAGAGAGGTTAAAAAATATAAGCCGATTAACGACAAGGATTTTTCGCAAATGGTGTCTACGGGATCAGTCGAGTACGGAGCTATGAGTGCGACCGTGCTTTACGACCCAAGCGCAAGCGACGGTATAAATAAGCTTGAAGAAGCGTTTAAAGCAAATAAAAATATCGGACTTATCCTCGAGCTAAACAATTCAAGAGGCGCGAACGGCACGACCTATCTGTTTACCGTAAGGCTATCTAAATTTAGCGTTAAGGGCGAAAAAGACGGCAAAACCCAGGCGGAATTCGCAGCTGAAGTGATCGGCGAACCTACCATTAAGGCGGCGGCATAATGTTAAAACTTCAGAATATAAAAGAGAATTTTAGCGCAGAGGAAAAGGTCGTAAACGTCAAGGCGTGGGGCGGCGAGGTAAAAATCCGCCCGCTCACGATAGCCGAGAGAAACGAAGTTATCGCTACTATGCAAAAAGACGGGGAGCAAGAAAAAGTAGGGCTAGCCGACTTTATCGCCGCGCAGATAAAAACCGCGCATTTTGCGCTAGTCGATCCAAAAATTAGCGAGGATGAGCTAAAGGCGCTACCCGAACGAGCGTTTGAGGGCGTAAAAGAAATTTGCGACGAGGTTGAAAAACTAAACGCAAAAAAGTAGATATGGACGACGACGAGGTTAGGTTTAGATTTAAGCTAGCCTCCCACTTGGGCGTCGTCAACCCGTTTTGGCTTGACTATCTACTGAGCGATAGCGAGCTAAGGGCGTGGGCTGAGTATATGCGCCTTGAACCGGTTATGTCTGACAGGATAGAGGTGCAGCTCGCCGTCATTGCTTCAATGATACATAGTTATCTATCCAAGAACCCGCTGGGGTATGAAGCGTTTAAAATTTCAAGTACGGTTAGTAGAAAGACGGATAAAAAAGCGGAATTTGAAAAGAGATTAAAAGATGTGTTTAAAAAATAAACTTTATGTGAAGCGAGTTGAGCTCTTCCGCCGTAACGTGTTTAAGATCGCTAAGGCGTATTTCGTAGCCTCTTTGATACATCTCTTTTACGCTTTTAAGCTCGGCATCGTGCAAAGCGCTATTTCTAGCCATATTTTTGTAAATTCTATAAGCTACAAACATAACGAACAAAAAAACAAATACGCTAGCGTTTTGCGGAATGCCAAAATACATTTTAACTCCTTTTTTTCTTATTTTACCGTAAAGGTCGTAAAGTATGTCTAAAACCGCCAAAGTAACAGCAGAATTTGACGTAAACACGGGCAAATTTGAAACAGGAGTACAGCGCGCAGCTAATGTCGTTAAAAAGTATAAAACCGAAATAGACTTGGCCGCCCATGCGACCCAAATTCTAGGCGGCGTCCTTAGCGCGGCAAGCTGGGGCAAAGAAAAATTCGATCTGCTAAGCGGCAGTATTATAAAAATAAACTCCGATTTCGAGACTCTCAAAACTTCTTTAACCGGGCTAATCAGCGCGAGCCACTCAAACGTAAATTCGCTCGGTCGTTTAATGGGCGTGCAGGAAAAATGGGCGCTATCTACCAAGAAAGCCGACGATACGCTGCAAAGCCTAAATAAAATCGCGTCAAAAACGAGCTTTAACCTAGATCAAACCGCGCAGATGTTTAAAAGTTTTTATTCGACGGCCAACTCGAATATGAGCCTAAAACAAAGTATTGAAGCGTTTGAGGGATTAGCCAATATGGCGTCCGTAGTCGGTATAAACGTCGATCAGATGATACGAACTCTCGACGGCGTGGGTTCTGGCAAATGGACTTCAAGCGAGCTAACGCGCTTTTTAGAGGGTAGCTTGGGGCTAACCAAAGAAGCTGCGCAAGAGGCTATAAAGGCCGGCAAATACTACGACCTTTTGATGGAAAAAACGGCCGAATTCGCCAAAATGGCGGACGCTACGGGCAATACGTTCGAGGCCGTAACCGAAGCTTTTAAGAGTGAGGTTGAAAATTTAACCAGAAGCCTAACGGGCGGGATGTTTAATAGCTTCAAAGACGGCATAAAAGAGGCGACGACTTTTCTCAAAGAGAATAAAGACGCTATCGTAGGCGCGGCAAATACGGCCGTCGAGCTGGCTAAGCATTTAGGGGCGCTGGGGGCGGCTTATTATGGCGCGAGGATAGCTAATAATCTATACGATAAAGCCGTAAAAGCTATGACGGCATCTGCGTTACTCAGCAATCAAGCGCTTAGCGCAAAAACAAAAGCGCTAGGGCTTTTAAGCATAAGCATAGATAAGGCCAAGACCGCTACGCTTGCACTAAAGGCGGCGTTTAGGACATTTATCCCGGTTGCCGTCATATTCGGCGCGGTTGAGGCGTTTATGGCGCTAAAAGGCAGTATGGACGACGCTAAGATTAGCGGCGATGAGTTAAATAAAATACTAAGCCGCACAAATGAGGAGCTGAAAAAACTAACTAGAAACGAGATCGAATACGAAAAAATAAAACTATCCAAGAAATTTGACGAACAGCAGGTGCAACTACGAGAGTACGAGAAAGAATTAAAAGAATTTGCGGATAAACGAGAATTTTATATCGGTAAATTTAGAAATAACCCTAACTCTAGCTCCCTCGCGCACTTCTTGGGCGTAACGGACGACGGCGTAGCAAAAACGAAATCCGACATAGACGGATTAAAGCGAGAGATAGAGGCTACGCAAAGCGGGCTAAATAGGTACTCGCAAGAACTACAACGCAGAAACGAGAGTGTAAGCCAGACTGCAGAGCTAGTCCGAGGCAAAACGGACGAACTAAACGACGCGCTAGATAAGGCAAGCGAAAAAGCAAAAAACGTAACCACGCTAGGACGCCTAAAAACAGAGCTTGTCGAGATCGACGGGCTTATTAAAAATTTGCAAAAACCGTTAAATGACCCCGAGAAAGAAAAACAGAGGCTCGATACGCTCGAGGCCTTGACGGTCATGCGCGAAAAGACGGCAAAGCAGATAGCTGAGTTTAACAAGCAAGATATAAAAAGCCTGGGCGATATAAACTCTTCATACCGCGAGATAGCGCGCGTGGGGATGAGCGAATACGAGAAAAAACTCGACGACATCAATCAAAAATATAAAAAATGGCTTGAAGACGGCGTTAATAAAGACATCGCCAAAAAAGCGCGCGCTAGCTTAATAAGCGCCCTAGATAAAGAAGAAGCCAATAAAGCCATAAAAGAACATTCAAAATTCCTAAAAGAGAAAGAGGAACTAGAAAAAAAATACTTTGAAACGATCGGCGAATATGAAAAAGCGTGGGCGATCGAAAGCAAAAAATATAAAGAGGAAATCAAAAAATTAGGGCTTACGGAAGAGGACGCTAAAAAATACCTCGAAATTCAAAAGAAAAAATACCTCGAGCCGTACGTCAAACACACAAAAGCCGCCTTTAAAGACATCAAAAACAGCTGGGCTGATACAGTCTCGTCTATGCAAAAAACCGTCGATGACGGCTTTTTTAATTTTTTCATAGGTAAAACAAAAAGCCTAAAAACAGCCCTCAAAGACATCGGCACGAATTTGATGCGCGATCTGATTAGCCCGTATGCGCGTGTCTTGTCGCAGGGCATTTCGGGCGGCTTTGGCGCATTGCTTGGCGGCGGCTCAAATTTGGCCTCTATCGCTTCAAATTTGGGTCTAGCCAAAAACGATAGCGGCGGCTGGATAGGATCGGTCGGCGGCACGACGGTAGAGCTATCAAGTACAGGGCAGATACTTCGGGGTGCGGACGCTCTGGACAAAAGCACGACGAGCTTGCTTAGCTCCGTTTCAAATTTGCAAAGCGCATACTCTTTGCTTACCAGCGGCTATACGGGCTTTATCTCAAGCTTTACCAGTACGCCTGCGCTAAATGCTGCTAGCTGGCTATCTATGCACGGATACGCGGGGCTAGGTCAAGGCGTATACGGCTTTGGCACGGGGGTCAAAGGCGCGCTAACGGCTACGCAGTTTAGCTCTGCAGGCACTGCTCCGTATATGGCGGGGTCGGCGTTTGGCGGAGCGGCTCTTGGATACGGCATAGGCTATCTCGGGGACAAGCTTTTCAAAGCCAACACTTACGCTAGCACGGGCGGAGCGCTTGGAGGAGCCGCGGGCGGTCTGATAGCCGGTATGAAAGCGGGATCGTCTATGGGTCCTTGGGGCGCGGTTATCGGCGCGGTAGCCGGCGCGCTCATCGGCGGAGCGTTTGGTAAGAAAAAAACGACCGGTAGCGGAATATCCGTGCTTCAAGACATAACCGCCGGCGATGCGCTAAGCAACCAAAACATCCGTTCCTACATCGATATGCAAAAGAAAGGCTGGTTCTCAAAGAAAAGCTGGACCGAGATGAGCGACCTAGACGATACCTCTATGAGAGAGATCGGCGCGCAGCTTCGCTCTATGGATAGGATGGCTAGCCGCGCCGGAGCTCTTGCAAGCCTAACCCTAAAAATGGGCAAGTATAGCGGCGAAAGCCTAGCAAACGAGGGCTTTGCAAAAGCAATACTTCGCTCAATGACCGGGCAAGCCGAGCAGATGTGGGCGGAGGTAACAGAGAGCGGCGGCAAGAAGCGAAAAGGCTTGCTAGGAAAAATAGGCGGGGTATTTGAAAAGGCTATGAAATTTAGCCCCTCAAGCATCATCAACCGCATAACTAAACCGCTTGACGACGCCGTAAGCAAGGCGATGAGCAAGGCGGGGTTGGGCGCGATAGATAATATGGCGCGCGGTATGAGGGACGAGTTTGGCAAGGCTAGCGACGGAAATATATTCGGCCTAAAAAGCTCCCGCAAAATAGACGACCTGCTAAATCTCTCTCGCGACGAGACCAACAAAAATCAAAAACTCGTCGACAACCCCGAGTTTTCCAGAATGTGGAAAGACTGGGAAGAGCAAGCGAAAAAGACCAACAAAAAGGTCATCGAGCTAATGAGCGAGAGTTTAGGAGCGATCGCAGATAGCTACAAGAGCCTTGAGCTTTTGACCGTGAGAAATCCTATCAAGCAGGTTGAAATCTCAATGCGTCAAGCCTTTGAAAGCTTCACGGACGCAGCCGAAGCTTTGAAGCTTGATATACCAAAAGAGATGGGAAGTATCGCCGATCTTTCGGTAGAGCGTATGGCGCAGGCATACCGCAAAGCTATCGCGTCAGACTTCACAAAAAGCAACATAGACAGCCTAAACGGCCTAGTCAAGGCCTACGAGGCGGCGAAAAAAGCCCAAGACGAGTACACCAAAGCGGTGGTAAATTTCACCCAAAGCATAGCAAGTACGCAAGGCGGATTTTACCAAGCGCTGGGCTTTGATACGAATTTTCTATCTTTGCAAAACGTCTACACCCGTCTAAGAAACGTTGCGGGCGCCCTAGAGAGCGATTTGGGCGAAAAAGAAAAGAAAGATATAAATAAAATCGGCAGCACGAACGACCCGCGCGCGTGGGCTACGTATTTTCACAATATGAGCGCGGCGCAGATGCAGGAGTT
It contains:
- a CDS encoding phage tail assembly protein T, which encodes MDDDEVRFRFKLASHLGVVNPFWLDYLLSDSELRAWAEYMRLEPVMSDRIEVQLAVIASMIHSYLSKNPLGYEAFKISSTVSRKTDKKAEFEKRLKDVFKK
- a CDS encoding HK97 family phage prohead protease codes for the protein MSEILQRKASLKSSNDETKTLNFVIVSSDNACTRFDWASGRYYTETLDVKGAQFGELKTMFKDHNPSVDNAIARVENVREENGELVCECVFASDEDSQKIYRKYADGVLSDVSIGYSVKDFKKTKGDKIDDVLVTKFNILELSAVWKGADKGAKKREDERVAEISAYQKAKARSLNLKLKELQL
- a CDS encoding phage portal protein gives rise to the protein MSKKIKSRLMFGFLKKKNLPKLTRSETGEMFAPTANGGVSITADSAMRISAVYACVRAISETIATLPFEIYEKRGKGKEPAVNHPIRNLIKIAPNEKMNIAQFLEAVLTSMLLRGNAFLRPVRARNGAVASIEFLDPSRVTINDDDEIYYTYTSKKGTFKFSLEDVVNIPYFTIDGLNGLSPVAKCRASLELTQVAENHGRNFFKNAALPNGVIEIPQELNNEAYERMKTSWHKAYSNENAYKTAILEAGATYKGISIPNKDAQFLELRDFQVTDIARMFRVPPHMIADLSKATFSNIEQQSKEFAEFTILPLVVKIEKALNHRLLTPDEWDKYYFKFNINAITRGDMKSRFEAYNLGRNMGVYSANEIRELEDLNPIENGDIYLQPLNMDEAGKAQEKDSNE
- a CDS encoding phage head closure protein; the protein is MRIGRLRHLITLQTLQSVRNEYGEVEKGYADLAKVWASIEPISANEKYLRNQENMQITHKIEIRFLKSIGVTTQILFNERKFEVKSVINPLEKNEKLILLATENEH
- a CDS encoding head-tail connector protein — encoded protein: MKLEILEGGDALFLTLDEVKSWLRVIGDEEDGLLKSLILAAEQFFENHTDRVLMPKKFRATFLNEAAILPKSPVIQISKPQNASVLWDRQTAQILGMTSGEVEFRAGYETIPQIIKIWALNKIASWYENRENVAVGTIVSKFDKSHIDVVLDQFKVRRF
- a CDS encoding phage major capsid protein, whose product is MKKRLQELKDKAGALLANMRGILDGAAKENRATTEEENAKYDAMEADFERMSGEIKRLESLIRNDEFMSAVPETVQQKSADDPDANFWRYVRGVPYERDALSTVDANGGYTVPKTFQTSVIELLNKECLLRRLCSVMTTENTNLIPIEATRPQFRWLGEAEAYSETGINFAQIQIGAHKGGGIIKISEELLNDSAINVESYVRRKMADGIAVLEEEAFIGGNGTQKPKGLLDGITTGITTAAAGKFTSDELIDMLYSVAVGYRQNGVWLVSDVFEREVRKLKDKNEQYIWQQGFTSDAPNTLLGHPVYVSEFMGNELTTGKTPAIFGDLKYYQIADRGSMGLQRLNELYAGNGQVGFRIHKRVDGKLTMADAVKSFKMK
- a CDS encoding HK97-gp10 family putative phage morphogenesis protein — translated: MSTEIAGFDKLLNLIDKVKELPERVQKKVLKGAAMDVARQVRKIARKNAPEKSGILKAHIVAVPSRSKDKGVIRVAVLVRRSKNITKKFKDALKAGKKIRTNKAQTKTDGYYAYFVERGTKYQEAQNFLQNALNAVEPKMHEIAEKHIDEFLRKNGWL